One region of Cheilinus undulatus linkage group 4, ASM1832078v1, whole genome shotgun sequence genomic DNA includes:
- the LOC121508414 gene encoding protein CROWDED NUCLEI 2-like, producing the protein MSQNKELITPTRQEMQRVVGWHLKRQEELVGEIADKEIHVREISKVNEELRADLKKSKEQNEALRAELKASRAETERECKQVQILSKQAERGLQRVNKNWQSKFEQTEENHKAEVDNLNKKHEKALERLAQSKQSQKTLEEEREKERHAWEQKVEKLEEEVKKERGKQQIIDKLKKEKLQLEKTQTNLKTELESKTQTFKDKEQQIRGKFIRENALLQSKIEQLQEDLAKLRQPTDFKREINALKSKIEILERDKGFVSHELRSTQNQNKELEKDLKKARSNKIYLKYKDNILSSDYEQLKEKYDAQTKQLKKVNEKLKACSEDLFLTKQTNTNLNMHKKNMKKNQEKDKEEIRRLTTKLNNVKKDIVAVSTQKTNPTELKRAVTKLYRIYVEEDKSATASLHTIVNKDKEIIHQLTMQLDNIKADITAVKSKMTNSLQFNRAFLKLYRIYVEEDKSPKPSLDSTATDDPEKLPLQKILQSAENGIKRKDATIQRQERGRLQQKREAQSTHSFLISEVNEQRSEISQLREDKRKLEQELAEERRQRTASQKRLVEVSRGSGGATW; encoded by the coding sequence atgagtcaaaacaaAGAACTTATCACGCCTACAAGGCAAGAAATGCAAAGGGTTGTAGGATGGCATTTAAAAAGGCAGGAAGAGCTTGTAGGTGAAATAGCAGACAAGGAAATTCATGTTCGGGAGATTTCCAAAGTAAATGAGGAGCTCCGAGCAGACCTTAAGAAATCAAAAGAGCAGAATGAGGCCCTCAGAGCTGAGCTCAAAGCGAGCCGAGCTGAAACTGAGAGGGAATGTAAGCAAGTTCAGATCCTCAGCAAACAAGCGGAGAGGGGCCTTCAAAGAGTTAACAAAAACTGGCAGAGTAAATTTGAGCAAACCGAGGAAAATCACAAGGCTGAGGTCGATAACCTGAACAAGAAGCATGAAAAAGCCCTGGAGCGGCTGGCACAGTCGAAACAATCCCAGAAAACCCTGGAGGAAGAACGGGAAAAAGAGCGACATGCCTGGGAACAGAAGGTGGAGAAATTAGAGGAAGAAGTcaagaaggagagagggaaacAACAAATTATTGACAagctgaagaaagaaaaactacagCTGGAGAAAACTCAGACCAATCTAAAGACTGAATTAGAAAGCAAGACCCAAACATTCaaagacaaagaacagcagatcAGGGGTAAGTTTATTAGGGAGAACGCTCTCCTACAGTCAAAGATCGAACAATTACAGGAGGATCTGGCTAAATTAAGACAACCAACTGATTTCAAAAGAGAGATCAATGCTTTAAAGAGCAAAATTGAGATATTAGAGAGGGATAAAGGATTTGTCAGTCATGAGCTCAGATCTACTCAGAATCAGAATAAAGAACTGGAGAAAGATCTGAAAAAAGCCAGATCCAACAAAATTTATTTGAAGTACAAAGATAATATCCTCTCTTCAGACTATGAGCAGCTGAAAGAAAAGTATGACGCCcaaacaaaacaactgaaaaaagtcAACGAAAAACTAAAGGCGTGCTCAGAGGACTTGTTTCTCACGAAGCAAACAAACACCAATCTTaatatgcacaaaaaaaacatgaaaaagaaccAAGAAAAGGACAAGGAAGAAATCCGCAGGCTGACCACAAAACTGAACAATGTCAAAAAAGACATAGTGGCAGTCAGTACCCAGAAGACCAATCCTACAGAGTTAAAGAGAGCAGTCACTAAACTCTACAGGATTTACGTAGAGGAGGACAAATCAGCGACGGCAAGCCTGCATACGATCGTCAACAAGGACAAGGAAATAATCCACCAGCTGACCATGCAACTGGACAATATCAAAGCAGACATAACGGCAGTCAAGTCCAAGATGACCAATTCCCTACAGTTCAACAGAGCATTCCTCAAACTCTACAGGATTTACGTAGAGGAGGACAAATCCCCAAAGCCAAGCTTAGATTCGACCGCCACAGACGACCCTGAAAAGCTCCCTCTCCAGAAAATACTGCAATCAGCTGAAAACGGCATCAAGCGCAAAGATGCAACCATCCAAAGACAGGAACGAGGCCGACTCCAACAGAAAAGAGAAGCTCAATCAACCCACAGTTTCCTGATCTCTGAGGTCAATGAGCAGCGTTCAGAGATTAGCCAGCTGAGGGAAGATAAGAGGAAGCTGGAACAGGAGCTAGCTGAAGAAAGACGGCAGAGAACAGCGTCTCAAAAGCGCCTGGTGGAAGTCTCCCGGGGTTCAGGAGGAGCAACATGGTAG